Part of the Planctomycetota bacterium genome is shown below.
GACGTTAGAGGCCACTCGCTCCCCTGCTTCATACACGAATCCCCACACCTTCGTCAGTTTGCTCTTGTAGACGACGTGGCGGCGGCGGATCCCTTTGACATGCCGCTCATAAACCTTATCGAGCGCAACCACGACAATCGGTTTGTCGGGGTACTCGTGCGAAACCTTTGTGACCGTTGAGGAAATCTCGGCATTCCAGCATGACGGCATGGCTCTTTCGGCACCACCTTTTCTTGGGCCGGTGGCGTAGAGCACGGCGATGGCAAATCTGAGCGTCTTCATGTCATCCAGCGAAGAAGCATCCTCCCGCGAAGAAGGAAGAAACTTTCCGATCTTCTGAATGGTCAGTTCGTAGCGTGTTCCTTCGACCTCAAGAACACCAATGGCGTCATCTTTTTCACAGAAAATGGCGTCACACCGCCCGCCACCTACACCCTTTTCGCAATGCCCAAATGATGGGCCGGCTTCGACGGCTCGGTGCGTCTCAGGTTCTGAAGAAATCCACCACTCAACAAGCAACCCTATCAAGGTTGCGTGATTATTCCCGTAGGTGTTGGCGGCAACATCCCACCGGACATTCTTCAGACTATTGAGAAGGCTTTCGCCAGACTGTCTCATCTGTGCCCTCCGCGTTTCCGCGAGCGTCTAATACCCATCCAAGCAGTGTGCCACACACGATAGGCGCGGTTGGCGCGGCGGGTGCAGAGACCCGCCGCGCACACCCTCTACCACTCCATGTCCACTTCCATCGCCACCGGTGTCAGGCGCGCGTAGTTGCGGGCACTGGACCAGAAGTAGTCCTCCGGTCGCCGGACTACTCCCGCTCGAACTGGATTACGGTGGATGTACTGAATCACCTCCAGCATCTCGGCCTGATGTTGGATGGCGTTATCGTCAAAGCGGCGTTCCCACAGGTCTCCATGACCGGGGCTGAGCAGTTGGCGCCAAATCCACTTCTTAAAATCGCGGACCACGTAGCTCAGTACGCGTGACACTTGAGAGACCACCACATGGACGTGGTTGCTCATCACGACAAAGCCGTGGACGCGCCAATCGCCCCGTTCACAGTAGAAGGCCAGAGCATCCACGACCTTCCGTTTCACCGTGTCTGAGGCGAAAGCCTGCCAGCCGTCCAAGGTGCGGGTGGTCAGATGGTAGAACTGGCCTTTCTCGAAATAATGTTTCACCCGCGGCACAAATCTCTTCTCCCCCTAAGGTTTTAATCCTTGATCGCGGCGGTTCAGGAGAACCGCCGCGCATAATCTCGTTTTCTCCCGCCTCGCTTTCGGCTACCGTCTGTTCGGGTCGTAGGCTTGGGCGATGGGCATGCGGCGGCCGACGCCGAAGGCGCGGCTCGTCACTTTCAGGCCCGGGGCGGCCTGGCGGCGTTTGTACTCATTGCGGTCCACGAGACGGATGATCTTCTGGACGATCTCGGGGTTGAACCCGGCCTCGACAATCTCGTCGCGCGAGCGCTCCTGGCGCACGTAGAGGTCCAGAAT
Proteins encoded:
- a CDS encoding transposase, encoding MPRVKHYFEKGQFYHLTTRTLDGWQAFASDTVKRKVVDALAFYCERGDWRVHGFVVMSNHVHVVVSQVSRVLSYVVRDFKKWIWRQLLSPGHGDLWERRFDDNAIQHQAEMLEVIQYIHRNPVRAGVVRRPEDYFWSSARNYARLTPVAMEVDMEW